The following coding sequences lie in one Halodesulfovibrio sp. MK-HDV genomic window:
- a CDS encoding efflux RND transporter permease subunit, whose product MRAVIAFTLNQKVLVNLAFLVLMILGVISILTIPVDRMPYVRMGKVHISTFLPGASPSDVESLVTKEIEDALDSLEQVEYIRSRSYRERSSILVKFVDDSDYQKLYDELRFKVLSIQNDLPIDMDPPKFTEIAIDEWLPALNVILVGERSNRALSLIAEELKNEFARIPGVKDVRLNGEYSREFHIDLSPAKMNRYMITLEEVRKALLDANVSIPAGDFDTGKTEYIVVVDERFKTQEDIEKVILRKDNEGSFVRVGDVMTKAEYSYRDPHVITSVNGKDCITIAVMKQSTGNAIDICNAVEEIVEKHTERLAASKVQPVITQDQRVFIDESMNIMGSNLLVGITLVMVIIWIVMGLRNAVITTVGIPFSFLVTMIFMKVSGNSLNEITLFAFVLVAGIIVDDAIVVIENIYRHIQLGEPLKTAVIDGAAEVAVPVISATSTTVAAFLPMLIMSGSTGEFFAQIPIAVSFAIAASLIECLLILPLHFYDWPGGEKFAHGYTPPVDQPFLIKFKDVAVAILRIFMKHRAKSICAVFVAFIGALFYFRCFCFRHTSASSY is encoded by the coding sequence ATGCGCGCTGTAATTGCATTTACTCTTAATCAGAAGGTGCTGGTTAATCTGGCCTTTTTAGTACTTATGATTCTTGGTGTCATAAGTATTCTTACCATTCCAGTGGACAGGATGCCGTACGTAAGAATGGGCAAGGTGCATATTAGCACTTTCCTTCCCGGGGCATCGCCGTCTGATGTTGAATCTCTTGTGACAAAAGAAATTGAGGATGCGCTCGATAGTCTGGAACAAGTTGAATATATCCGCTCCCGTTCATACCGTGAACGCAGCTCCATTCTTGTAAAATTTGTTGATGATTCAGACTATCAGAAACTGTATGACGAACTACGTTTCAAGGTTTTGTCTATTCAGAATGATTTACCCATAGATATGGACCCGCCTAAATTTACAGAGATTGCTATTGATGAATGGTTGCCAGCGCTGAACGTCATTCTTGTTGGGGAGAGGTCAAACAGAGCTCTGAGTCTTATTGCTGAAGAACTTAAAAATGAATTTGCTCGTATCCCGGGTGTAAAAGACGTTCGATTGAACGGTGAATATTCTCGTGAATTTCATATCGACTTGTCTCCAGCCAAAATGAATCGATACATGATTACGCTGGAAGAGGTTCGTAAAGCATTATTGGATGCCAACGTTTCTATTCCGGCAGGTGATTTTGATACAGGAAAAACAGAATACATAGTTGTCGTGGATGAACGATTCAAGACTCAGGAAGATATCGAGAAAGTAATTCTGCGGAAAGACAATGAAGGTTCGTTTGTCCGTGTAGGCGATGTGATGACGAAGGCGGAGTACAGTTATCGCGACCCTCATGTCATCACTTCTGTTAACGGGAAAGATTGTATTACGATAGCGGTTATGAAGCAGAGCACGGGCAATGCCATCGATATTTGTAACGCTGTTGAGGAGATAGTAGAGAAACATACAGAGCGGCTTGCAGCGAGCAAAGTACAGCCTGTTATTACGCAGGACCAGCGTGTATTCATTGATGAATCTATGAACATTATGGGTTCCAACTTGCTCGTTGGTATTACGCTCGTAATGGTAATTATCTGGATAGTAATGGGATTGCGAAATGCCGTCATTACGACTGTGGGCATACCGTTTTCTTTTCTTGTAACGATGATCTTTATGAAGGTGTCCGGCAACTCGCTTAACGAAATTACATTGTTCGCATTTGTGCTCGTCGCCGGTATTATTGTTGATGACGCTATTGTAGTGATCGAAAATATCTACAGGCATATTCAGCTGGGAGAGCCATTAAAGACTGCTGTTATCGATGGTGCGGCGGAAGTGGCCGTACCTGTTATTTCTGCTACATCGACGACGGTTGCGGCATTTTTACCTATGCTCATTATGTCTGGGTCTACAGGTGAATTCTTTGCGCAGATTCCGATCGCTGTCAGCTTTGCCATTGCAGCATCTCTTATTGAATGCCTGCTGATTCTTCCCTTACATTTTTATGATTGGCCGGGGGGGGAGAAGTTTGCTCACGGCTATACCCCTCCTGTAGATCAACCGTTTTTAATCAAATTTAAAGATGTTGCTGTCGCGATATTGCGCATATTCATGAAACATCGTGCAAAGAGCATTTGTGCGGTTTTTGTGGCATTCATAGGCGCACTTTTTTATTTTCGGTGTTTCTGTTTCCGGCACACTTCCGCTTCTTCGTATTAA
- a CDS encoding efflux RND transporter periplasmic adaptor subunit, protein MWRKVFFLILIIILVGVEVAHSEKFFVAKAAKRHVHMTGFTRPRTVMTISSEENARCLAVYADIGDAIKRDGLFARLDPTFIELDIRRNLDKQQANNSTVNFYSKEADRYQTLIEKEYAAQTTYDALERDLDFAREDSEALKIEELILREHKKRHFILAPAGWRVIERYLEPGELARKGDVLAKVGNFNVLIVPLALTPSELITLKKMDDITIDLPELNGKVPARIENISPDFDPDMRKIQVDLAIDEFPIEKRGGVRAELYIPMDEAEGAVIVPDSALVQGYEEAFLVRENGEEVPVIIMGKGDEPKTKRVRSKDISAGERFITEPTQTGF, encoded by the coding sequence ATGTGGCGTAAAGTTTTCTTTCTCATCCTGATTATAATTCTTGTCGGTGTTGAAGTAGCACATAGCGAAAAATTTTTTGTTGCAAAAGCTGCCAAGCGGCATGTCCATATGACGGGATTCACTCGTCCGCGTACCGTGATGACTATATCCAGTGAAGAAAATGCACGATGCCTTGCTGTGTATGCTGATATCGGAGATGCCATTAAGCGCGACGGTTTATTCGCACGTCTTGATCCTACCTTTATCGAACTTGATATCCGTCGTAATCTTGATAAGCAGCAGGCAAACAATAGTACGGTCAATTTTTATTCGAAAGAAGCTGATAGATATCAAACGCTTATTGAAAAAGAATATGCAGCACAGACAACGTATGATGCCTTGGAGCGTGATCTCGACTTTGCACGCGAAGATTCAGAAGCATTGAAAATTGAAGAATTAATTCTGCGTGAGCATAAAAAACGTCACTTCATACTTGCTCCGGCAGGGTGGCGGGTGATTGAACGCTATCTCGAACCGGGTGAGTTGGCTCGAAAAGGGGACGTGTTAGCAAAAGTAGGCAATTTTAATGTACTTATTGTCCCCCTTGCCCTTACTCCTTCCGAATTGATCACGTTGAAAAAAATGGATGACATTACGATTGATCTGCCCGAATTGAATGGGAAAGTTCCAGCACGAATTGAAAATATTTCTCCGGACTTTGATCCTGACATGCGTAAAATTCAGGTTGATTTAGCGATAGACGAGTTTCCTATTGAAAAACGTGGCGGGGTACGAGCAGAGCTTTATATTCCGATGGATGAAGCAGAGGGTGCCGTTATTGTTCCGGACAGTGCACTGGTTCAAGGATATGAAGAAGCATTTCTTGTTCGTGAAAATGGCGAAGAGGTTCCGGTTATCATAATGGGAAAAGGTGATGAGCCGAAGACAAAACGTGTTCGCTCCAAAGACATTTCTGCAGGAGAACGCTTTATAACTGAACCTACACAAACTGGTTTTTAG
- a CDS encoding glycosyltransferase, which yields MKLSFVIVTNNTSKFIGRCLDSIKQTIENQTASKFEAEIIVVDNASADDCGTIAKTALPEIELIQNSDDKGYAAAANQAVARATGDLIVFIDPKVEVLAGSVRRLMDQFATNASCAIAGGKVVGADNLGLKTVDRLPGIVANFKRMFGCTCSKTRDADQPMTVNFVPFTFAAVRRDIITKLGQLDERFYAGLADADFCRRIVKSLNPSYAIYYVPQATARVLDKFSLQCECADYALNGSAAIKARTRSEQMYFWKHYCPFTALFFGGMDMLVFSVRYVAYLIPGVGTKDKRGYACTVVCESAKAILSTQLGSQFPTE from the coding sequence ATGAAACTTTCTTTTGTTATTGTAACAAATAACACCAGTAAATTTATCGGGCGCTGTCTCGATTCAATTAAGCAAACTATTGAAAACCAAACCGCATCTAAATTTGAAGCAGAGATTATCGTTGTAGATAACGCATCTGCTGATGACTGCGGCACTATAGCAAAAACAGCTCTCCCAGAGATTGAGCTTATCCAAAACTCTGACGATAAGGGCTATGCAGCAGCAGCCAACCAGGCTGTAGCACGCGCAACTGGCGACCTTATTGTTTTCATCGATCCTAAGGTTGAAGTACTTGCAGGCTCCGTCCGCCGCCTTATGGATCAATTTGCTACTAACGCTTCCTGCGCTATCGCTGGAGGTAAAGTAGTTGGTGCAGACAACCTCGGCCTGAAAACCGTTGATCGTCTTCCGGGTATTGTTGCTAACTTTAAGCGCATGTTCGGTTGCACCTGTTCTAAAACTCGCGATGCCGACCAGCCAATGACTGTGAACTTTGTTCCTTTCACTTTTGCTGCTGTCCGTCGTGACATTATTACAAAACTCGGACAGCTTGATGAGCGTTTTTACGCCGGTCTTGCTGATGCAGATTTCTGCCGCCGTATTGTAAAATCACTTAACCCATCCTATGCAATCTACTACGTGCCGCAGGCTACTGCGCGCGTTCTCGATAAATTCTCCTTACAGTGTGAATGCGCTGATTACGCCCTTAACGGTTCAGCAGCGATCAAAGCGCGTACACGCAGCGAGCAGATGTACTTCTGGAAGCACTACTGTCCTTTTACCGCACTCTTTTTTGGCGGCATGGATATGCTCGTGTTCTCCGTTCGGTACGTTGCGTACCTCATTCCAGGAGTGGGAACCAAAGACAAACGTGGCTACGCTTGCACTGTTGTCTGTGAATCTGCAAAAGCGATTCTCTCCACCCAGCTCGGAAGCCAATTCCCTACAGAGTAA
- a CDS encoding zinc-binding alcohol dehydrogenase family protein, with product MLQILARGGGDAVRDDTFSERLGTIPHPKGQEILVKVLATSINPVDTKVRMRTPSSTHVVLGHDTNGMIVDTGEEVTRFKKGDHVYFMGQGKYPGSFAQYQLADARTAALTPRISSYAEAAVLPVVTFTAYDALFTRLGYISAGYANTGKTILIIGGAGGVGSMAIQLAKWVGLTVIATASREETVDWCKDMGADFVITHHGDLVDQVRALGIQWVDSIFCTTHLSAHWGAMAELIEPQGAIALIDDPDGPLDIRLFKTKSARICWEFALVRTMYETSDMQMQGFTLTKIAQLIDSGKIRSPLTETLYGLTVRNVQKAHIRQESNTMVGKQAIIISP from the coding sequence ATGCTTCAGATATTAGCGCGCGGCGGCGGTGATGCCGTTAGGGACGATACATTCTCAGAAAGACTGGGAACTATCCCACACCCAAAAGGGCAAGAAATTCTTGTAAAAGTTTTAGCAACTTCCATTAACCCAGTTGACACAAAAGTCCGGATGCGTACTCCAAGTTCAACACACGTTGTTCTAGGACACGACACGAATGGAATGATTGTTGATACAGGGGAAGAAGTTACCCGATTTAAAAAAGGCGACCATGTCTACTTCATGGGTCAGGGCAAATATCCCGGTTCCTTTGCCCAGTACCAACTGGCAGACGCGCGCACTGCCGCCCTTACACCAAGAATTTCCTCATACGCTGAAGCCGCCGTACTCCCTGTAGTAACATTTACAGCGTACGACGCCCTCTTCACTCGCCTTGGCTATATTTCCGCAGGTTACGCCAACACAGGAAAGACCATCCTCATCATCGGAGGTGCCGGTGGTGTAGGATCAATGGCGATCCAACTTGCAAAATGGGTGGGGCTTACTGTCATAGCAACAGCATCTCGTGAAGAAACTGTGGACTGGTGCAAAGACATGGGTGCAGATTTCGTCATCACACATCATGGAGATCTTGTTGATCAGGTTCGCGCTCTCGGCATACAGTGGGTAGATTCTATATTCTGCACAACACACCTCAGTGCACATTGGGGAGCAATGGCAGAGTTAATCGAACCACAGGGAGCAATTGCACTTATTGATGACCCTGATGGCCCATTGGATATTCGTTTATTCAAAACAAAATCTGCACGAATATGCTGGGAGTTTGCACTGGTTCGCACCATGTACGAAACATCAGACATGCAAATGCAAGGCTTCACACTCACCAAAATTGCACAACTTATCGACTCCGGAAAAATCAGATCACCGCTGACTGAAACGCTCTACGGTTTGACCGTCAGAAACGTTCAAAAAGCGCACATACGCCAAGAGTCGAACACTATGGTTGGCAAACAGGCAATCATCATTTCACCATAG
- a CDS encoding efflux RND transporter permease subunit, which yields MEAPAGTSLQEVSRRLKEMTVNIDSKGKNVVRAATAFAGFYVNEDYEQVYGSNYGTVNVELPEVNTRIFADYPKNDPIAHLDTMRKELTEYAHKNWGKQWVVRVRAESDGPPTGKDLTIRVMGVDTGKVDMLTRDIMNYMKTNEEYSEYLVDLRPDTGYPNRIVRFVPDEMRVSQYELTPRLVARMAGSILDGSLVGEFRADDEDIDLRMRVDQRFLRAPEDALSIPVIEEDMGSIRLGDLVKIETYTEPGQFNRFQGERAITLSANLKPGSPYSPPYIVNNVVEYYSTIRTKYTGATLNFAGEYESTQKSYSSLMFAFLIALLVIYMILATQFNSYVQPLIILSAVVFAFIGVVYGVFFTRTLFTINSFIATIGVTGVVVNDSLVLIAFLNNLSRDGMHRDEAVYEGVRMRLRPILLTTLTTTLGLLPMAIGIPYYSLNWGPMASTFVTGLCTATLLTLFIVPVLWHLFMGLQERLSKP from the coding sequence GTGGAGGCTCCAGCAGGCACATCTCTTCAGGAGGTTTCTCGCAGGTTGAAAGAGATGACGGTCAATATTGATTCCAAAGGGAAAAATGTTGTTCGTGCTGCCACCGCTTTTGCCGGTTTCTATGTGAATGAAGATTATGAACAGGTTTACGGATCAAATTATGGCACGGTTAACGTTGAACTGCCTGAAGTTAATACCCGTATATTTGCAGATTATCCAAAGAATGACCCCATTGCGCATTTGGATACAATGCGAAAGGAACTGACAGAATATGCTCATAAAAATTGGGGTAAGCAGTGGGTGGTACGGGTTCGCGCTGAATCTGACGGGCCACCGACGGGGAAAGATTTGACCATTCGCGTTATGGGTGTTGATACCGGTAAGGTTGATATGCTGACCCGTGATATTATGAATTACATGAAAACGAATGAAGAATATTCTGAGTACTTGGTGGATTTACGACCCGACACGGGATATCCGAATAGAATTGTGCGTTTTGTACCGGATGAAATGCGAGTTTCGCAGTACGAGCTAACGCCAAGGCTTGTTGCCAGAATGGCAGGCTCGATTTTGGATGGTTCCCTTGTGGGCGAATTCAGGGCGGATGATGAAGATATTGATTTACGAATGCGGGTGGATCAACGCTTCTTACGCGCACCGGAAGATGCTTTGAGCATTCCTGTTATTGAAGAAGATATGGGGTCTATTCGTCTTGGTGATCTTGTAAAAATAGAAACATACACAGAGCCGGGACAGTTCAATAGATTTCAGGGAGAAAGGGCTATTACTCTTTCTGCTAATTTGAAACCGGGTTCTCCGTACTCACCTCCGTATATCGTGAATAATGTGGTGGAATATTACTCGACGATTCGTACAAAATATACCGGAGCGACGCTTAACTTCGCGGGTGAATATGAATCTACGCAGAAGTCATACTCATCTCTCATGTTCGCATTTTTAATTGCATTACTTGTTATCTACATGATCTTGGCAACACAGTTTAATTCATATGTGCAGCCGCTTATCATTCTCTCTGCCGTGGTTTTTGCTTTTATTGGTGTTGTTTATGGCGTTTTTTTTACCCGAACGTTATTCACCATTAACAGTTTTATTGCGACCATCGGGGTAACGGGGGTTGTAGTTAACGACTCACTTGTGCTTATTGCCTTCCTCAATAATTTGAGCCGGGACGGAATGCACAGGGATGAGGCTGTGTATGAGGGTGTTCGAATGCGCCTGCGTCCTATTTTGCTGACCACTCTTACGACAACCTTGGGGTTGCTGCCGATGGCTATCGGTATCCCGTATTACTCACTTAACTGGGGGCCAATGGCGTCTACCTTTGTTACGGGGCTATGCACTGCCACCTTGCTTACACTCTTCATTGTTCCTGTTTTGTGGCATCTCTTTATGGGACTACAAGAGCGTCTTTCAAAACCATAA
- a CDS encoding HD domain-containing protein: MIDRERAFQLLDSQKPEPHLIHHAMQTEAVMTGLARHFGEDEDLWSLTGLLHDLDFPSTKDTPEEHGKQSVELLEGKLPEIALNAILAHNSEHTNHEPTTKLDLALRCAETVTGLIATNALVRPNGMEGMTPKSLKKKMKDKAFAASVSRDRIKECEKLDLDLGQFFQLAVESITPIADSVGLAKRA; this comes from the coding sequence ATGATTGATCGTGAAAGGGCTTTTCAACTACTGGACTCACAAAAACCTGAGCCACATTTGATTCACCATGCCATGCAAACTGAGGCAGTTATGACTGGACTGGCAAGGCATTTTGGTGAAGACGAAGACCTCTGGTCGTTGACCGGTTTACTACACGATCTTGATTTTCCGAGCACAAAGGACACACCTGAAGAACATGGTAAGCAATCTGTAGAACTACTCGAAGGAAAGCTTCCAGAAATAGCACTGAATGCTATTCTCGCCCATAATTCGGAACACACGAACCACGAACCCACTACAAAACTTGATCTGGCACTTCGCTGTGCTGAAACTGTTACCGGCCTTATTGCCACGAATGCGCTTGTTCGACCTAACGGCATGGAAGGCATGACACCTAAAAGCTTAAAAAAGAAAATGAAAGACAAGGCATTTGCTGCGTCTGTCAGTCGTGACCGAATTAAAGAGTGCGAGAAACTGGACTTGGATTTAGGCCAGTTTTTCCAACTGGCAGTTGAATCCATAACTCCCATAGCTGACTCCGTAGGATTAGCTAAACGTGCATAG
- a CDS encoding regulatory iron-sulfur-containing complex subunit RicT: MSSIAGVKFREYGNIYYFEIKDLEVSMGDWVVVDQGQGLGEVVVLRDDVPADAESDELKQVNRLAENDDLARHQENEGLSREAFQYCLDCVRERKLDMKLVDVEVFFDRSKIIFYFTAPNRIDFRELVKDLVKNYRTRIELRQIGVRHETQMVGAVGNCGMVCCCRRFLRKFAPVTIKMAKEQNLFLNPAKISGICGRLLCCLSYEQQNYEEFHRACPKLGKKYFTEDGSVKVLRANMFRNSVSLLSEFNEEMEVTLEEWAEMKATRPDQALQDAARAAAKKAAEDAAREEQEAIEAEEEEARRVEVEKELEERAEAEGVDVDTLREQLVRKPGVKSADPMKRTSRGKRKRKRKPKSDE, encoded by the coding sequence ATGTCATCAATAGCTGGTGTTAAGTTCCGAGAATATGGGAACATATACTATTTTGAAATAAAAGATCTTGAAGTCTCTATGGGGGACTGGGTCGTTGTTGATCAGGGACAGGGACTTGGTGAAGTCGTTGTTCTACGAGACGATGTACCGGCAGATGCAGAAAGTGATGAGCTTAAACAAGTAAACAGACTTGCGGAAAACGACGATCTGGCACGTCATCAGGAAAATGAAGGGCTTTCTCGAGAAGCATTTCAGTACTGCTTAGATTGTGTGCGTGAACGTAAGCTTGATATGAAGCTCGTTGATGTTGAAGTATTTTTCGACCGTAGCAAAATCATTTTCTACTTCACTGCACCTAACCGTATAGATTTTAGAGAACTTGTAAAAGATCTCGTCAAAAATTATCGCACTCGCATTGAACTGCGTCAGATTGGTGTACGCCATGAGACACAGATGGTCGGTGCGGTTGGTAACTGCGGCATGGTTTGTTGCTGCCGCAGATTTTTACGTAAATTTGCTCCAGTAACCATTAAGATGGCAAAAGAGCAGAATTTGTTTCTTAACCCTGCCAAAATTTCCGGCATTTGCGGAAGACTGCTTTGCTGCCTTTCTTATGAACAGCAGAACTACGAAGAGTTTCACCGCGCATGTCCTAAACTTGGTAAAAAGTACTTTACTGAGGATGGTTCCGTTAAAGTGCTGCGTGCGAACATGTTCCGCAACAGCGTTTCATTGCTCTCTGAGTTTAATGAAGAAATGGAAGTAACCCTTGAAGAGTGGGCAGAAATGAAAGCAACACGTCCGGATCAGGCATTGCAAGATGCTGCCCGTGCTGCTGCTAAAAAAGCTGCTGAAGATGCTGCCCGCGAAGAGCAGGAAGCAATAGAAGCAGAGGAAGAAGAAGCACGCCGCGTAGAAGTTGAAAAAGAACTTGAAGAGCGTGCAGAAGCTGAAGGCGTTGACGTGGATACCCTGCGCGAGCAGCTCGTCCGCAAGCCGGGCGTAAAGAGTGCTGATCCTATGAAACGCACTAGCCGCGGTAAACGTAAACGTAAACGCAAGCCTAAGTCCGACGAATAA
- the metG gene encoding methionine--tRNA ligase, whose translation MERFFITTPIYYVNAKPHLGHAYTTIIADTMKRFQQMMGKETFFLTGTDEHGDKIVQAAEKNECSPQEYVDQISQLFKDLWPELGICNDHFVRTTDAAHKKVVQDVLQKVYDTGDIYFGEYGGHYCYGCERFYTEKELEDGLCPQHQTKPEYIAEKNYFFKMSKYQEWLKKHIQDNPDFIRPERYRKEVLSLLDSGELEDLCISRPKSRLEWGVELPFDNNFVTYVWFDALLNYVSALDYPDGENFKKFWPSVQHIVAKDILKPHAIFWPTMLKAAGFEPYNNLNVHGYWLVNDTKMSKSIGNVVAPLDMAKKYGNDTFRFFLLRDMHFGNDASFSEESLALRHNAELANDLGNLFSRVLSMVKKYFGGVVPQPAEYTEADMELRDLASNSCKNFQQLFDNVRFSYGIESLWELVRALNKYVDSSQPWTLAKEGDTARLGTVMYTMLECMRKVAVHLWPVMPESAEKLVAQLGLEFDPLTANLPAEVDSWGTLPVGIEIAPGSNLFPRVDVDKLRKEIEEAAKAAKQAEKAEETSVQEVAAPIEFDDFAKVDLRIGKVLVVEDHPKADRLFRCEVDLGEEKPRQILAGLKEHFTAEDLLGRQVVVVANLKPRKIRGLESHGMMLALKTADGMEMLTASGEVPAGTKAS comes from the coding sequence TTGGAACGCTTTTTTATCACGACTCCAATTTACTATGTGAATGCTAAGCCGCATCTTGGACACGCCTATACTACAATCATTGCTGATACAATGAAACGTTTCCAGCAGATGATGGGTAAAGAAACCTTCTTTCTTACCGGCACAGATGAGCACGGCGACAAGATTGTTCAAGCTGCTGAAAAGAACGAATGTTCTCCGCAGGAATACGTTGATCAGATCAGCCAGCTCTTTAAAGATCTCTGGCCTGAGCTTGGTATTTGCAACGATCATTTTGTTCGCACAACAGATGCTGCCCATAAAAAAGTAGTGCAGGACGTATTACAGAAAGTATACGATACCGGCGACATCTACTTTGGTGAATATGGCGGACATTACTGTTACGGCTGTGAGCGTTTCTACACAGAAAAAGAATTAGAAGACGGTCTGTGCCCACAGCATCAGACTAAGCCTGAATACATTGCAGAGAAGAACTACTTCTTTAAAATGTCAAAATATCAGGAATGGCTGAAGAAGCACATTCAGGATAACCCTGATTTCATTCGTCCAGAACGCTACCGTAAAGAAGTACTTTCTTTGCTTGATAGTGGTGAACTGGAAGACTTGTGTATCTCCCGTCCTAAATCCCGTCTTGAGTGGGGCGTAGAACTTCCGTTTGATAACAACTTTGTTACCTACGTATGGTTCGATGCACTGCTTAACTACGTTTCTGCTCTCGATTACCCTGACGGAGAGAACTTCAAAAAGTTCTGGCCTAGCGTGCAGCACATTGTTGCTAAAGATATTCTTAAACCACACGCAATTTTCTGGCCGACCATGCTGAAAGCAGCTGGTTTTGAGCCGTACAACAACCTTAACGTTCATGGCTACTGGCTTGTGAACGATACCAAGATGTCAAAATCTATCGGTAACGTTGTTGCTCCGCTTGATATGGCTAAAAAGTACGGTAACGATACTTTCCGCTTTTTCCTGCTGCGTGACATGCACTTTGGTAACGATGCAAGCTTCTCCGAAGAATCTCTTGCACTGCGCCACAATGCAGAGCTTGCCAACGACCTTGGTAACCTCTTCAGCCGCGTACTTTCCATGGTTAAAAAGTACTTCGGTGGTGTTGTTCCACAGCCTGCTGAGTACACAGAAGCTGATATGGAATTACGTGATTTAGCTTCTAATTCCTGCAAAAACTTTCAGCAGTTGTTTGATAACGTACGTTTTTCCTACGGTATTGAATCCCTTTGGGAACTCGTTCGTGCGTTGAACAAGTACGTAGATTCCAGCCAGCCTTGGACTCTTGCAAAAGAAGGCGACACAGCTCGTCTTGGTACCGTAATGTACACCATGCTTGAATGCATGCGTAAAGTTGCTGTACATCTGTGGCCTGTAATGCCTGAATCTGCTGAAAAACTTGTTGCGCAGCTTGGTCTTGAATTTGACCCGCTGACTGCAAATCTGCCAGCCGAAGTAGACTCATGGGGCACACTGCCTGTAGGCATCGAAATCGCTCCGGGTTCCAACTTGTTCCCGCGTGTTGATGTCGACAAGCTTCGTAAAGAAATTGAAGAAGCTGCTAAGGCTGCAAAGCAGGCAGAAAAAGCTGAAGAAACATCCGTGCAGGAAGTTGCAGCTCCTATCGAGTTTGATGACTTCGCTAAAGTTGACTTACGTATCGGCAAGGTTCTTGTTGTAGAAGATCACCCTAAAGCGGATCGTTTGTTCCGTTGCGAAGTTGATCTCGGCGAAGAAAAGCCGCGTCAGATTCTTGCAGGACTGAAAGAACACTTCACAGCAGAAGATCTTCTTGGCCGTCAGGTTGTCGTTGTGGCAAACCTGAAGCCTCGTAAGATTCGCGGTCTTGAGTCTCACGGCATGATGCTTGCGCTCAAAACTGCTGACGGTATGGAAATGCTTACCGCTTCCGGTGAAGTTCCAGCAGGAACCAAAGCCTCTTAG
- the proC gene encoding pyrroline-5-carboxylate reductase yields MNTFGCIGCGNMGSAILGGLESQKNISLIGYDPSGNVPCTACDSNIELAQQADFILLAVKPDYVETVLEDIQPALTKDKVIISIAAGVSMETLIKHSGGNCPVIRCMPNTPAMVGEGIFAFCFEDPSLTEVQQTAIQTMFKQLGQVMVLPESKFNAFTAIAGCGPAYVLYFIEAVTEAAVSVGFHRNDATEMAINLFKGTTKLADESDHHLSVLREMVCSPAGVTIAAVNHMDRTAIRGNIIDSIFKAQDRGVEMSK; encoded by the coding sequence ATGAATACGTTCGGCTGTATCGGTTGCGGTAATATGGGTTCCGCTATTTTAGGCGGTCTTGAGTCCCAAAAGAACATTTCCCTTATTGGATATGATCCAAGTGGTAATGTTCCGTGCACAGCATGCGACTCTAATATCGAACTTGCCCAGCAGGCTGATTTTATATTGCTTGCGGTTAAGCCCGACTATGTCGAAACAGTGCTCGAAGATATCCAGCCTGCACTCACTAAGGACAAGGTCATCATTTCTATTGCAGCAGGTGTTTCCATGGAAACGCTTATTAAACACAGCGGCGGAAACTGCCCTGTAATTCGCTGCATGCCGAATACGCCAGCAATGGTAGGCGAAGGCATCTTTGCTTTCTGCTTTGAAGACCCGTCCCTTACAGAGGTGCAACAGACAGCCATTCAGACCATGTTCAAACAGCTCGGTCAGGTTATGGTCTTGCCTGAATCTAAATTCAATGCATTCACTGCTATTGCCGGTTGTGGTCCTGCTTACGTGCTCTACTTTATTGAAGCCGTAACAGAAGCTGCCGTCAGCGTTGGTTTCCATAGAAACGATGCTACCGAAATGGCGATCAATCTCTTCAAAGGCACTACAAAGCTTGCGGACGAGTCTGATCACCACTTATCTGTACTTCGCGAAATGGTCTGCTCACCTGCTGGTGTTACCATTGCCGCTGTGAACCATATGGACCGAACTGCCATCCGCGGAAATATTATCGATTCTATTTTCAAAGCCCAAGATCGTGGCGTTGAAATGAGTAAGTAA